In the Streptomyces sp. cg36 genome, one interval contains:
- a CDS encoding HNH endonuclease, whose amino-acid sequence MPVDAERPLPEPDSSEIRALLPLESVRRLYGFLYERRGSPPSTEEIHSFIAEQFGESQSEAMRRLRSLRDCFVVQRYRDGRLHRYRLEGWKPVTAGGMRQNIKGPIRAQVLAPQRCAQCGNTPLNDHVKLVVDHKIPVAWGGDNELENLQPLCEQCNAEKRDFYATYDPYAEQIRSAVQHDEPHGRIGELLKALDGQWVPADLIGVVASMRQYQDDWQRRLRELRNLGWDYENRVIRPKGGRRALSEYRLTRWEPWPEGSIAAAAKRKQSRQ is encoded by the coding sequence ATGCCCGTAGACGCTGAACGCCCGCTCCCTGAACCGGATTCCTCCGAAATCCGCGCGCTGCTCCCCCTGGAGAGCGTGCGCCGCTTGTACGGGTTCCTCTACGAGCGACGGGGCTCACCGCCCTCCACCGAGGAAATCCATTCGTTCATCGCGGAACAGTTCGGGGAATCGCAGTCGGAGGCCATGCGGCGGCTCCGCTCACTGCGGGACTGCTTCGTCGTCCAGCGATACCGAGACGGCCGGCTGCACCGGTACAGGCTCGAAGGCTGGAAGCCAGTCACCGCCGGAGGGATGCGCCAGAACATAAAGGGGCCCATCAGAGCTCAGGTTCTTGCACCTCAGCGATGCGCCCAGTGCGGAAACACCCCCCTGAATGACCACGTGAAACTAGTCGTGGATCACAAGATCCCCGTCGCTTGGGGCGGCGACAACGAGCTGGAAAACCTCCAGCCCCTGTGCGAGCAGTGCAACGCAGAGAAGCGGGACTTCTACGCAACATACGACCCGTACGCCGAACAGATCCGCTCGGCGGTTCAGCACGACGAGCCCCACGGCAGGATCGGCGAGCTCCTGAAGGCCCTGGACGGCCAGTGGGTCCCCGCAGATCTCATCGGCGTAGTCGCTTCCATGCGGCAGTACCAAGACGACTGGCAGCGACGGCTCCGAGAACTTCGGAATCTCGGCTGGGATTACGAGAACCGTGTCATTCGCCCCAAAGGCGGGCGCCGCGCCCTTTCCGAGTACCGGCTGACTCGCTGGGAACCCTGGCCAGAGGGCTCGATCGCCGCAGCCGCTAAGCGCAAGCAGAGCAGGCAATAG
- a CDS encoding NaeI family type II restriction endonuclease → MLPFDVSAVTNLPSQPSLQEDPELAAVYESLRRADPTGQRFAAVLRDTIDQLLNGEVTGRYDWKTLFKTEKTHAGTVVEINLQREFKFDDGIDMDYRIAGSDVDCKYSQAFGGWMIPPEAMGHLCLLVWADDYKSRWSAGLLRIAPEWLNKGNNRDLKLTVKAEHRNKILWLWHEAELPENVLLHLNPAVRDSILAHSSGQQRVNELFRRVQNRRIGRGVVRTVAQQSDYMARVREAKGRARTVLREEGILIPGHYSSHQAVARALGATVPRHGELVSFRVASARPHHGDRPSVTLDGRNWVLADDDDPLETAPFLPKHTISEHP, encoded by the coding sequence TTGCTGCCGTTCGACGTATCCGCCGTCACGAACCTCCCTTCACAGCCTTCGCTTCAGGAGGACCCGGAGCTAGCCGCGGTCTACGAAAGTCTTCGCCGGGCGGATCCCACAGGCCAGCGCTTCGCGGCCGTTCTCAGGGACACCATCGACCAGCTGCTCAATGGAGAGGTCACGGGACGGTACGACTGGAAGACGCTCTTCAAGACCGAGAAGACCCATGCCGGCACGGTCGTTGAGATCAATCTCCAGCGCGAGTTCAAGTTCGACGACGGCATCGACATGGACTACCGGATCGCGGGAAGTGACGTCGACTGCAAGTACTCGCAGGCGTTCGGCGGCTGGATGATCCCGCCAGAGGCCATGGGGCATCTGTGTCTGCTGGTCTGGGCAGACGATTACAAGAGCCGTTGGAGCGCTGGCCTGCTCCGGATAGCCCCGGAGTGGCTCAACAAGGGAAACAACCGGGACCTGAAGCTGACGGTCAAGGCCGAGCACCGGAACAAGATCCTCTGGCTGTGGCATGAGGCCGAGCTCCCGGAGAACGTACTGCTGCACCTGAACCCCGCTGTACGGGACAGCATCCTGGCCCACTCCTCCGGGCAGCAGCGCGTGAACGAGCTCTTCCGGCGAGTGCAGAACCGGAGGATCGGGCGCGGGGTCGTCCGGACCGTGGCCCAGCAGAGCGACTACATGGCTCGGGTACGGGAGGCCAAGGGCCGAGCCCGTACGGTCCTCAGAGAGGAGGGCATCCTCATCCCCGGCCACTACAGCAGCCACCAGGCAGTCGCCAGAGCACTGGGGGCCACGGTCCCGCGCCACGGGGAGCTGGTCAGCTTCCGCGTGGCCTCGGCCCGGCCGCACCACGGGGACCGGCCCTCGGTGACGCTCGACGGCCGGAACTGGGTACTGGCCGATGACGACGACCCGTTGGAGACCGCTCCATTCCTTCCTAAGCACACGATTTCTGAACATCCCTGA
- a CDS encoding SEC-C metal-binding domain-containing protein yields MRPDTPADHTAEAERLLRTADQYPEDHEPLLLQAAAHLELAGDRERATTLYDRLLAAEPEHPTLIKAFKAANLWEYGHEAEARAMIEGIRVAAPRDPAPWEIVAETLETHDELDAAHSTLTTALGLLLPADGPKAEIPYPTQSLLTARHRVRRLLALDHDSWDDLADRLHRAEITLDELHDPKRLWSLGSDDPAELKAELARLRTELGTYRAALSRPFPVAVLHWPAPELDELLTAYPSLATEYPTHDAHLLDIEASLRELSATGTANLGIVTGTVPSYEAFAASESSSPSNADLLPQYATTLAARGRAAAWPPRRGEACWCGSGVAYGECHGAPDA; encoded by the coding sequence ATGCGCCCCGACACGCCTGCCGATCACACCGCCGAAGCCGAGCGTCTGCTGCGCACCGCGGACCAGTACCCCGAGGACCACGAACCGCTGCTGCTGCAGGCCGCGGCCCATCTGGAGCTGGCCGGTGACCGCGAACGCGCCACCACGCTGTACGACCGTCTGCTGGCGGCGGAGCCGGAGCACCCCACCCTGATCAAGGCGTTCAAGGCGGCGAACCTCTGGGAGTACGGGCACGAGGCGGAGGCCCGGGCGATGATCGAGGGCATCCGGGTGGCGGCGCCCCGCGACCCGGCCCCGTGGGAGATCGTCGCGGAGACCTTGGAGACGCACGACGAGCTGGACGCGGCGCACAGCACGCTGACGACGGCGCTCGGCCTGCTGCTGCCCGCCGACGGCCCGAAGGCGGAGATCCCGTACCCCACCCAGTCCCTGCTGACGGCCCGGCACCGGGTGCGACGGCTGCTGGCACTGGACCACGACTCCTGGGACGACCTGGCGGACCGGCTGCACCGCGCCGAGATCACCCTGGACGAACTCCACGACCCCAAGCGCCTGTGGTCGCTGGGCTCGGACGACCCGGCGGAGCTGAAGGCGGAACTGGCGCGCCTGCGCACCGAGTTGGGCACCTACCGCGCGGCCCTGTCCCGCCCGTTCCCGGTGGCGGTCCTGCACTGGCCGGCCCCGGAACTGGACGAACTCCTCACCGCGTACCCGTCGTTGGCCACGGAATACCCCACCCACGACGCCCACCTCCTGGACATCGAGGCGTCCCTGCGCGAACTCTCGGCGACGGGCACGGCGAACCTGGGCATCGTCACGGGCACGGTCCCCTCCTACGAGGCGTTCGCGGCCTCGGAATCCTCCTCCCCGTCGAACGCGGACCTCCTCCCCCAGTACGCCACAACCCTGGCAGCCCGAGGCCGAGCCGCGGCCTGGCCCCCTCGCCGGGGGGAGGCTTGCTGGTGCGGGTCGGGGGTTGCTTACGGGGAGTGCCACGGGGCGCCTGATGCGTGA
- a CDS encoding class E sortase gives MRRRAPRERPAPPRPLLPRPLLPRTLWAAAELTVTAGVVLLLLVVHQLWWTNREARHEARQTVRQLEREWGSGAPPPAAAAGGGEPSAAVAPSAVDPSDPAHPRTPAPAPSRPLGDQAYAVLRIPALGLTAPIAEGIGKRGVLDKGYAGHYPGTAEPGQAGNFALAGHRNTHGEPFRYINRLRAGDRVVVETRDAVFTYLVDKTLPETSARDSGVLADVPRSTVRTSYGYGEPGHYVTLTTCTPEYTSRYRLVVWGKLASARAR, from the coding sequence CTGCGGCGGCGTGCCCCGCGGGAGCGCCCGGCCCCGCCCCGGCCCCTCCTCCCCCGGCCCCTCCTCCCCCGTACCCTCTGGGCCGCCGCCGAGCTCACCGTCACCGCCGGAGTCGTCCTCCTGCTCCTCGTCGTCCATCAGCTGTGGTGGACCAATCGGGAGGCCCGGCACGAGGCCCGGCAGACCGTGCGGCAGCTGGAGCGGGAGTGGGGGAGCGGCGCGCCGCCCCCGGCAGCGGCGGCCGGGGGCGGCGAACCTTCGGCCGCCGTCGCCCCCTCCGCCGTCGACCCCTCCGACCCCGCGCACCCCCGCACTCCGGCCCCCGCCCCCTCGCGCCCCCTCGGCGACCAGGCGTACGCCGTCCTGCGGATTCCCGCCCTCGGCCTCACCGCCCCCATCGCCGAGGGGATCGGCAAGCGCGGGGTGCTCGACAAGGGGTACGCGGGGCACTACCCCGGGACCGCCGAGCCCGGGCAGGCCGGGAACTTCGCGCTCGCCGGGCACCGCAACACCCACGGCGAGCCCTTCCGGTACATCAACCGGCTGCGGGCCGGGGACCGGGTCGTCGTCGAGACCCGGGACGCCGTTTTCACCTATCTGGTGGACAAAACGCTCCCCGAGACCTCCGCCCGGGACAGCGGCGTGCTCGCGGACGTGCCCCGCAGCACCGTCCGTACGTCGTACGGATACGGCGAACCCGGCCACTACGTCACCCTCACCACCTGCACCCCCGAGTACACCTCGCGCTACCGGCTGGTGGTGTGGGGCAAGCTCGCGTCGGCGCGGGCGCGCTGA
- a CDS encoding DUF6412 domain-containing protein, translated as MRSGATSATRVSRATGRRAVSARPAASPRLALGLLFFLLAELLLVEGGMLSGAVALAATAAAGSALALCAMLASRTVPTIPRTHIRTAIRDRERRTAFLPQRDPDASGRPRPRAPGRPVLTAV; from the coding sequence ATGCGTTCCGGCGCCACCAGTGCCACTCGCGTCAGTCGTGCCACCGGCCGCCGTGCCGTGTCCGCGCGCCCCGCCGCCTCCCCGCGCCTCGCTCTCGGGCTGCTCTTCTTCCTCCTCGCCGAGCTGCTGCTCGTCGAGGGCGGCATGCTCTCGGGAGCCGTCGCCCTGGCCGCCACCGCCGCGGCCGGGTCCGCCCTCGCGCTCTGCGCGATGCTCGCCTCCCGCACGGTGCCCACGATTCCGCGTACGCACATACGTACCGCGATACGGGACCGGGAGCGGCGGACCGCCTTCCTGCCGCAACGCGACCCCGACGCCTCCGGGCGGCCGAGGCCGCGAGCTCCGGGCCGTCCCGTCCTGACGGCCGTCTAG
- a CDS encoding YidC/Oxa1 family membrane protein insertase: MPTSLFDAFSGLVERLADLVQPVFHGSATAAAIVLFTMLVRLAVHPLSRQAARGQKARAALQPRLAELRKKHAKEPEALRKAVMELHAAEKVSPFSGCLPSLLQLPAFFLLYQLFSGSGLGGHSTLLGHRLLGAPLFGRWADALGDGGPVGGAGLVYLALFAVVTGVATFNYRRTKRQLATNPMVPADQGEGVPGLDAITKFMPLMSFATLITVAVVPLAAALYVVTSTAWSAFERAWLYRDRTAPAPAAAA; this comes from the coding sequence ATGCCCACATCCCTGTTCGACGCCTTCTCCGGTCTGGTCGAGCGGCTCGCCGACCTCGTCCAGCCGGTCTTCCACGGCTCCGCGACCGCCGCCGCGATCGTGCTGTTCACCATGCTCGTCCGCCTCGCCGTGCATCCGCTCTCGCGCCAGGCGGCCCGCGGGCAGAAGGCGCGGGCGGCGCTCCAGCCGCGCCTGGCCGAGCTGCGCAAGAAGCACGCCAAGGAGCCCGAGGCGCTGCGCAAGGCGGTGATGGAGCTGCACGCGGCGGAGAAGGTGTCGCCGTTCTCCGGGTGCCTGCCGAGCCTGCTCCAGCTGCCCGCGTTCTTCCTCCTCTACCAGCTGTTCTCCGGCTCCGGCCTGGGCGGGCACAGCACGCTGCTCGGCCACCGGCTGCTCGGCGCCCCGCTCTTTGGGCGCTGGGCGGACGCTCTTGGGGACGGCGGCCCGGTGGGCGGGGCGGGGCTGGTCTACCTGGCGCTGTTCGCCGTCGTCACCGGGGTCGCCACTTTCAACTACCGGCGCACCAAGCGTCAGCTCGCCACCAACCCGATGGTCCCGGCGGACCAGGGCGAGGGGGTGCCCGGGCTGGACGCGATCACGAAGTTCATGCCGCTGATGTCGTTCGCCACCCTGATCACGGTGGCGGTCGTCCCGCTGGCGGCGGCGCTGTACGTGGTGACCAGTACGGCGTGGTCGGCGTTCGAGCGGGCGTGGCTCTACCGGGACCGGACCGCGCCCGCCCCGGCCGCCGCCGCGTAG
- a CDS encoding fumarylacetoacetate hydrolase family protein: MKLLRVGTAGSERPALLAADGTLRDLSGLVPDIDGDLLADEFALDRIRAAADTGVLPALDAAGQRVGPPVARIGKVVCIGLNYHDHAAETGQAIPAEPVVFLKAADTVVGPDDTVLVPRGSVKTDWEVELAVVIGRTARYVTDEEDPLAYVAGYAVAHDVSEREFQIERGGTWDKGKNCETFNPLGPWLVTRDEVPDPQALPLRLWVNGELKQNGSTADQIFPVAEVVRYVSRFMTLYPGDVINTGTPAGVAMGQPEPKPYLRAGDVVELEVEGLGRQRQELKGA, translated from the coding sequence ATGAAGCTGCTGCGCGTAGGTACGGCGGGCAGCGAGCGCCCCGCGCTGCTCGCCGCCGACGGGACCCTGCGGGACCTGTCCGGCCTCGTGCCGGACATCGACGGGGACCTGCTCGCCGACGAGTTCGCGCTGGACCGGATCCGGGCGGCGGCGGACACCGGAGTGCTGCCCGCGCTCGACGCGGCGGGGCAGCGCGTCGGCCCGCCGGTCGCCCGGATCGGCAAGGTCGTGTGCATCGGGCTGAACTACCACGACCACGCCGCCGAGACCGGCCAGGCGATCCCGGCGGAGCCGGTCGTCTTCCTCAAGGCGGCGGACACGGTCGTCGGGCCCGACGACACGGTGCTGGTGCCGCGCGGTTCGGTGAAGACCGACTGGGAGGTCGAGCTGGCGGTCGTCATCGGACGCACGGCCAGGTACGTGACCGACGAGGAGGACCCGCTGGCGTACGTCGCGGGGTACGCGGTGGCGCACGACGTGTCGGAGCGCGAGTTCCAGATAGAGCGCGGCGGGACCTGGGACAAGGGCAAGAACTGCGAGACGTTCAACCCGCTGGGCCCCTGGCTGGTCACCCGGGACGAGGTCCCCGACCCGCAGGCGCTGCCCCTGCGGCTGTGGGTCAACGGCGAGCTGAAGCAGAACGGTTCGACCGCCGACCAGATCTTCCCGGTCGCGGAAGTGGTGCGGTACGTCAGCCGGTTCATGACGCTGTACCCCGGCGACGTGATCAACACGGGCACGCCCGCGGGCGTCGCCATGGGGCAGCCGGAGCCGAAGCCGTATCTGCGGGCGGGGGATGTTGTAGAACTGGAGGTCGAGGGGCTCGGACGGCAGCGGCAGGAGCTGAAGGGGGCATAG
- a CDS encoding heme-degrading domain-containing protein, with protein MTATPAAGPSIPELEAQEAELELARFTYEDAWALGSLLRELAVARSAPVTIDIHRGAQQLFRCALPGSTPDNDAWVDRKRRVTERYAASSYLVGARFRAKNTTFEAASRLDPDTYAAHGGSFPLRVTGTGLIGTATISGLPQVEDHALVVEGLRGFKGRLRG; from the coding sequence GTGACGGCGACACCCGCCGCGGGGCCGTCGATCCCCGAACTGGAGGCGCAGGAGGCCGAACTGGAGCTGGCCCGCTTCACGTACGAGGACGCGTGGGCGCTCGGCTCACTGCTGCGGGAGCTGGCGGTGGCCCGCAGTGCCCCGGTCACGATCGACATCCACCGCGGCGCCCAGCAACTGTTCCGCTGCGCCCTGCCGGGCTCCACCCCCGACAACGACGCCTGGGTCGACCGCAAGCGCCGGGTCACCGAGCGGTACGCGGCGAGCTCCTACCTGGTGGGCGCCCGCTTCCGCGCCAAGAACACCACGTTCGAAGCCGCCTCCCGCCTGGACCCGGACACCTACGCGGCCCACGGCGGCTCGTTCCCCCTGCGGGTGACGGGCACGGGCCTCATCGGCACGGCGACGATCTCGGGCCTGCCGCAGGTGGAGGACCATGCGCTGGTGGTGGAGGGGTTGCGGGGGTTCAAGGGGCGGTTGCGGGGCTGA
- a CDS encoding Gfo/Idh/MocA family oxidoreductase has protein sequence MNARTDTDLRVGLVGYGLAGSVFHAPLIAATEGLALDTVVTSSPERREQARAEHGAGLRFAASPDELFDADLDLVVIASPNKTHVPIATAALKAGVPVVVDKPVAGTAAEARGLAALAEERGLLLSVFQNRRWDNDFLTLRALLEAGELGEVQRFESRFERWRPQPKGGWRESGDPAEIGGLLYDLGSHLVDQALVLFGPALRVYAEADVRRPGARADDDTFIAITHAGGVRSHLYVSATTAQLGPRFRVLGSAAGYVKYGLDPQEAALRDGHRPGTGGPWGLEPEGMWGRVGSGESPLTGGGHPVPTRPGDYPAYYSAIAAALRGGGEPPVTAHEAAAALDVLEAARKSAREGVTVEVAL, from the coding sequence ATGAACGCTCGTACGGACACTGACCTCCGCGTCGGACTCGTGGGCTACGGCCTGGCGGGCTCCGTCTTCCACGCCCCGCTGATCGCCGCGACCGAGGGCCTGGCCCTCGACACGGTCGTCACCTCCAGCCCCGAGCGCCGCGAGCAGGCCCGCGCCGAGCACGGCGCCGGGCTGAGGTTCGCCGCCTCCCCCGACGAGCTGTTCGACGCGGACCTCGACCTCGTCGTGATCGCCTCCCCCAACAAGACGCACGTCCCGATCGCCACCGCCGCCCTCAAGGCCGGCGTCCCGGTCGTCGTGGACAAGCCGGTCGCGGGCACCGCCGCCGAGGCGCGCGGCCTGGCCGCCCTCGCCGAGGAGCGCGGGCTGCTGCTCTCGGTCTTCCAGAACCGCCGCTGGGACAACGACTTCCTGACCCTGCGCGCGCTGCTGGAGGCGGGCGAGCTCGGCGAGGTCCAGCGGTTCGAGTCCCGCTTCGAGCGCTGGCGCCCGCAGCCCAAGGGCGGCTGGCGCGAGTCCGGCGACCCGGCGGAGATCGGCGGCCTGCTGTACGACCTGGGCAGCCACCTCGTCGACCAGGCCCTGGTCCTGTTCGGCCCGGCCCTGCGGGTGTACGCGGAGGCCGACGTGCGCCGCCCCGGCGCCCGCGCCGACGACGACACCTTCATCGCGATCACCCACGCGGGCGGCGTCCGCTCGCACCTGTACGTCAGCGCCACCACGGCCCAGCTCGGCCCCCGCTTCCGGGTCCTCGGCTCGGCGGCCGGATACGTCAAGTACGGGCTGGACCCGCAGGAGGCGGCCCTGCGCGACGGCCACCGGCCCGGCACCGGCGGGCCCTGGGGCCTGGAGCCCGAGGGCATGTGGGGCCGGGTCGGCTCCGGCGAGTCCCCGCTGACCGGCGGCGGGCACCCCGTGCCGACCCGGCCGGGCGACTACCCCGCGTACTACTCGGCGATCGCCGCCGCCCTGCGCGGGGGCGGCGAACCGCCGGTCACCGCGCACGAGGCGGCGGCGGCCCTCGACGTGCTGGAGGCGGCCCGGAAGTCGGCGCGCGAGGGCGTGACGGTGGAGGTGGCGCTGTGA
- a CDS encoding ROK family transcriptional regulator, which translates to MNRTDSGVNLPALRSHNAALVLDLLRAAGDAGISRLELAERTGLTPQAVSKITARLRAEGTATEAGRRASTGGKPRTVLKLVPSAAHALGLHLDRDELTAVLVDLAGALVAVRTVPLDFGAGHDTVVETAAAQAGALIGGRRVLGAGVASPGPLDHHTGVLHRVTGFPQWNGFPLRDALAARLGLPVALDKDTNAAALGLALRGPADSFAYLHLGSGLGAGLVLGGALVRGSRTGAGEFGHQTILLGGPACGCGARGCIEALCLSAVARGDIAAAARFLGVGAANLVALLDIDRVLLGGRTVASAPDGFVRGVRAVLEERARRSGDARPIPVAVAPGGPHAVAEGAARMILGPVFGHGRVGAAGAEAR; encoded by the coding sequence GTGAACAGGACTGACTCGGGAGTGAACCTGCCGGCCCTGCGCAGCCACAACGCCGCGCTCGTGCTGGATCTGCTGCGCGCGGCCGGGGACGCCGGCATCAGCAGACTGGAGCTCGCCGAACGGACCGGGCTCACCCCGCAGGCCGTCAGCAAGATCACCGCACGGCTGCGGGCGGAGGGGACCGCGACCGAGGCGGGCCGCCGCGCCTCCACCGGCGGCAAGCCGCGCACGGTCCTCAAGCTGGTGCCGTCCGCCGCCCACGCCCTGGGGCTGCACCTGGACCGGGACGAGCTGACGGCGGTCCTGGTCGACCTGGCGGGCGCGCTGGTCGCCGTCCGCACCGTGCCGCTCGACTTCGGGGCCGGGCACGACACGGTCGTCGAGACGGCCGCCGCGCAGGCCGGGGCGCTGATCGGGGGGCGCCGGGTGCTGGGCGCCGGGGTCGCCAGCCCCGGCCCGCTCGACCACCACACCGGAGTCCTGCACCGGGTCACCGGCTTCCCGCAGTGGAACGGGTTCCCGCTGCGCGACGCGCTCGCCGCGCGCCTCGGGCTGCCGGTCGCCCTCGACAAGGACACCAACGCGGCGGCCCTGGGCCTGGCCCTGCGCGGCCCCGCCGACTCCTTCGCCTACCTCCACCTCGGCAGCGGCCTCGGCGCGGGCCTGGTCCTGGGCGGCGCCCTGGTGCGCGGCTCGCGGACCGGCGCGGGGGAGTTCGGGCACCAGACGATCCTGCTGGGCGGCCCGGCGTGCGGCTGCGGGGCGCGCGGCTGCATCGAGGCGCTGTGCCTGTCGGCGGTGGCGCGCGGCGACATCGCCGCCGCCGCCCGCTTCCTGGGCGTCGGCGCGGCCAACCTGGTCGCCCTGCTGGACATCGACCGGGTGCTGCTCGGCGGCCGTACGGTGGCGAGCGCGCCGGACGGTTTCGTACGGGGGGTGCGCGCGGTCCTGGAGGAGCGCGCCCGCCGCAGCGGCGACGCCCGCCCGATCCCGGTGGCGGTGGCCCCCGGCGGCCCCCACGCGGTGGCGGAGGGCGCGGCCCGGATGATCCTCGGCCCGGTCTTCGGCCACGGGCGGGTGGGGGCGGCGGGGGCCGAAGCGCGGTGA
- a CDS encoding GntR family transcriptional regulator encodes MDYPNDQAPGSPVRSGVPEHGRIPKYYAVKARVALLIEDLGEGGLLPTERDLAEQYEVARETVRQALRELLLEGRLRRQGRGTVVAGPKLEQPLSLASYTEGVRRQGRRPGRTLISLDRFPCPPALAAETGLERGEPVWHMERVLLADDERMGLESTYVAVGRVPRLDREFEPDSSFYAYLHDRLGIAFGDADERIETVLATPREALLIGTPPALPMLLIHRVSRDTAGQPLERVRTLYRGDRFSFTTHLGTRLG; translated from the coding sequence GTGGACTACCCGAACGACCAGGCCCCCGGTTCCCCCGTCCGCTCCGGAGTTCCGGAGCACGGGCGCATCCCCAAGTACTACGCCGTGAAGGCCCGAGTGGCCCTGTTGATCGAGGACTTGGGGGAGGGCGGGCTGCTGCCCACCGAACGGGACCTCGCCGAGCAGTACGAGGTGGCCCGCGAGACCGTGCGCCAGGCGCTGCGCGAGCTGCTGCTCGAAGGGCGGCTGCGGCGGCAGGGGCGCGGCACGGTGGTCGCCGGGCCCAAGCTGGAGCAGCCCCTGTCGCTGGCGAGCTACACCGAGGGCGTACGCCGTCAGGGGCGGCGGCCGGGCCGTACCCTCATCTCCCTCGACCGCTTCCCGTGCCCGCCCGCGCTGGCCGCCGAGACCGGTCTGGAGCGCGGCGAGCCGGTCTGGCACATGGAGCGCGTCCTGCTGGCGGACGACGAGCGGATGGGGCTGGAGAGCACCTATGTCGCGGTGGGCCGGGTGCCGCGCCTGGACCGGGAGTTCGAGCCGGACTCGTCGTTCTACGCCTATCTGCACGACCGGCTCGGCATCGCCTTCGGGGACGCCGACGAGCGCATCGAGACGGTGCTGGCCACCCCCCGCGAGGCGCTGCTGATCGGCACCCCGCCCGCCCTGCCGATGCTGCTGATCCACCGGGTCTCGCGGGACACCGCCGGGCAGCCGCTGGAGCGGGTGCGCACGCTCTACCGGGGCGACCGGTTCTCCTTCACCACGCATCTGGGGACACGGCTCGGCTGA
- a CDS encoding TIGR03364 family FAD-dependent oxidoreductase: MRVIVVGAGVVGTMHAWHAVERGHEVVQIERESEARGASLRNFGQIWVSGRAGGEELDTALRARELWQGIGARVPELGFRPCGSLTPVRGALELAVAEAALARDDATARGYKLLTADEARAVNPALRGDFDAALWCERDAAVEPRTAQLALKKALLASGRYTFLGGREVREVIGERAVRDDHGDVHTGDAVILCTGAWLGGLVRELVPDLPVRRVRLQMMQTAPLGEPLTTSVADADSFRYYPAYAGGALDALNAGQAQDPTAAAHRMQLLMVQRADGGLTIGDTHEYEHPFAFDVTEEPYEHLTRVVESFLGRPLPKVRHRWAGVYAQCTDTSRVVHRERVRDGVWLVTGPGGRGMTCSPAIAERTANELGW, encoded by the coding sequence GTGAGAGTCATCGTCGTAGGAGCCGGCGTGGTGGGAACCATGCACGCCTGGCACGCAGTGGAACGCGGCCACGAGGTCGTACAGATCGAGCGGGAGAGCGAGGCGCGCGGGGCATCGCTCCGCAACTTCGGGCAGATATGGGTCAGCGGCCGGGCCGGCGGCGAGGAGCTGGACACCGCCCTGCGGGCCCGGGAGCTGTGGCAGGGCATCGGGGCGCGCGTCCCGGAGCTGGGCTTCAGGCCCTGCGGCTCGCTGACCCCCGTCCGGGGCGCGCTCGAACTCGCCGTCGCCGAGGCCGCGCTGGCCCGCGACGACGCGACGGCCCGCGGCTACAAGCTGCTCACCGCCGACGAGGCGCGGGCCGTCAACCCGGCCCTGCGCGGTGACTTCGACGCCGCCCTGTGGTGCGAGCGGGACGCGGCCGTCGAGCCCCGCACCGCCCAACTCGCCCTCAAGAAGGCGCTGCTGGCCTCCGGCCGCTACACCTTCCTCGGCGGGCGCGAGGTCCGCGAGGTCATCGGGGAGCGGGCGGTCCGCGACGACCACGGCGACGTGCACACCGGCGACGCCGTGATCCTGTGCACCGGCGCCTGGCTCGGCGGACTCGTCCGCGAGCTGGTGCCCGACCTGCCGGTGCGCCGCGTACGCCTGCAGATGATGCAGACCGCGCCGCTCGGCGAGCCGCTCACCACCTCCGTCGCGGACGCCGACAGCTTCCGCTACTACCCGGCGTACGCGGGCGGCGCGCTCGACGCGCTCAACGCGGGCCAGGCGCAGGACCCGACGGCCGCCGCGCACCGGATGCAGCTGCTGATGGTCCAGCGCGCGGACGGCGGGCTGACCATCGGCGACACCCACGAGTACGAGCACCCCTTCGCCTTCGACGTCACCGAGGAGCCGTACGAGCACCTCACCCGGGTCGTCGAGTCCTTCCTGGGCCGCCCGCTGCCGAAGGTCCGCCACCGCTGGGCCGGGGTGTACGCGCAGTGCACCGACACCTCCCGGGTGGTCCACCGCGAGCGGGTGCGCGACGGGGTGTGGCTGGTGACCGGGCCGGGCGGGCGGGGCATGACCTGCTCCCCGGCGATCGCCGAGCGGACCGCGAACGAGCTGGGCTGGTAA